The Methanomassiliicoccus sp. genome segment GGTTCAGGACCGGGACCGGGGATCTGCGGCTGGTGATGATGAAGAGCACCAGGGATGCCACGAACACCGATGCGGCTGGAGCAGTGAGGCCGCCCGCCCCCGCGGACGGGGCCGCTTCCACCAAGTAAAGTCCGGACGCCAGCGTGATGAACAGCAGTACCGATCCCTTGATGTCGAAAGAGGTCTTTTCCAGCCCCTCATCCGCAGGAATGGCCCTTAGTGCGAACGCGATCGCTATCAAGCCTATCGGTACATTGATGAAGAATATCCAGTGCCAGGATGTCAGATGCACTAGGAATCCTCCCAGTGCGGGCCCCATTGCCGCGCCGACCGTCATGCCCAGCATGACTATCGAAAGGGCGAACCCCAGCCTGCCCGGAGGATAGTATTTGACGCATAGCATTAGCGCAGAGGCGGCGAGCATGGCCGCGCCAACTCCTTGGATGGCCCTTGATACCAACAGCGCCTCCAGACCCGTGGACAGGCCGCAGGCAAGCGAGCTGAGCGAGAATATCAGGAATCCAACGGTGAAGACCTTCTTTATCGCCCCCCCGTCAGAGATCTTGCCGAAGATGAGGATTAGTCCGGCCATCATCAGGAAGTAGATCGTTATTACCCACGAAACGGACCCCGCATCCCCTCCGAAGGATCTGCTTATGGTGGGAAGGGTCACGTTGACTATTGAACCGTCCAGTCCGTCCATGAACATTGCCAGGGCCGCGGCTGCTAGCAGCATGTTCTTACCCCCGCGGTCGGTAATGACATTGGTCATTGCCGCCGATAATGGTTAGATGTATTTAAGTATAATTGTCTAACTATATGGTGGAATTCGGGCTCGCCAGGACGATGTAATAGTGGGGATCGCCACCAGGATTCACCTCTTCAACCCCACGGAGCACACGGACGAGCGGCACCACGAGTTATGAAAGGGCTCAACAGCAACTCTTTCCCATTTGACATATGATAAGGGTAGCGAGTTGGGTTCAACCTGATTCAGTTCTCATCTTATCCAGATGATGATCATCGATTTTCAATTATTCCTATGGATATGGTTATGGAAAGGATATAATAATACAAGATGTGGGAAATATATCACCATAACACCTGGCGTACTATACGACGGCTGTGATGAGGTGCATTTCAATACATGTCGTTTTTTTATGTTTGATCATTGTTACCCCCCAATGCTGCTGATCGAGTTGTTATTAAACGTAAGTGAATCGTCCATGCCGCAAAGACGACGAAGACCAGGACTGCTACAATGCCAAGATATGTGAACATACCCCCATACGATCCGGTTGCTGCGATAATCGGTACCAAGATGAGGCTAGAAATGAACTGGCCGAGATTGAGCATAACACCGAATCCACCCATGAGTTTTCCGGACGTTTTCGGACTCGATTCCTTCGCGAGTGTGTTCGTTACTGTCGGTATTATAAATCCAACCGCGATTCCGACAAAACAGACGCTGATGAACGTCACAGGGTATGATGCAGGTATTGCGAACAGCAAGTATGCAATAGCAAACAAGCCAAACGCAACAGTTAGTATCGCAAATATTTCTAATCTCCCTGATATCCTTCT includes the following:
- a CDS encoding DHA2 family efflux MFS transporter permease subunit, with product MTNVITDRGGKNMLLAAAALAMFMDGLDGSIVNVTLPTISRSFGGDAGSVSWVITIYFLMMAGLILIFGKISDGGAIKKVFTVGFLIFSLSSLACGLSTGLEALLVSRAIQGVGAAMLAASALMLCVKYYPPGRLGFALSIVMLGMTVGAAMGPALGGFLVHLTSWHWIFFINVPIGLIAIAFALRAIPADEGLEKTSFDIKGSVLLFITLASGLYLVEAAPSAGAGGLTAPAASVFVASLVLFIITSRRSPVPVLNLELFRFKGFVATLLSFVLINACFMGALYLVPFYLDLGMGFNPMTSGLFLLIPSAVIFPLSARLGRLSDRTERRAFVVAACAMMAVFMIIYSMMTPEMGYAPLIIALVSMGLVWAIGGGAATSRIVENVPKSESGSASSLMSFTMYFGSALGTVLFAAFFGAGAGSKGVEFSQMTLTTFLDGFHLAMIIGLMLSLIALVLAASVNEKKRHGSVVEAAASCDPD